The following proteins are encoded in a genomic region of Sneathiella marina:
- a CDS encoding ribose-phosphate pyrophosphokinase, translating into MKVLTGNGNRPLAEAVTSYLKLPLTNADVRRFSDMEVFVEIHENVRGEDVFVLQPTSFPANDHLMELLVCIDALKRASAARITAVLPYFGYARQDRKPGPRTPISAKLVANLITTAGADRVLTMDLHAGQIQGFFDIPTDNLFSAPIIVPDIEKTYGRGSEITIVSPDVGGVVRARAYAKRLDADLAIVDKRREKAGVSEVMNIIGDVRGQRCILVDDIVDSAGTLCNAAEALMKQGAKSVTGYVTHGVLSGGAISRINDSALEEMVTTDSIMATEAFKHSDKMRQISIAPLIGEAMYRISKETSVSSLFD; encoded by the coding sequence ATGAAAGTGCTTACGGGAAATGGCAATCGGCCGCTGGCTGAAGCTGTTACGAGCTACTTAAAATTACCTTTAACAAATGCTGACGTTCGACGTTTCTCGGACATGGAAGTTTTCGTAGAAATTCACGAAAATGTTCGTGGTGAAGATGTTTTTGTTCTTCAACCCACGTCCTTCCCGGCAAATGACCATTTGATGGAGCTACTGGTTTGTATAGATGCGCTCAAACGCGCATCTGCAGCACGAATCACAGCAGTTCTTCCTTATTTTGGCTATGCCCGGCAGGATCGGAAACCGGGACCTCGTACGCCGATATCGGCAAAGTTGGTCGCCAATTTGATTACAACTGCTGGGGCAGACCGAGTTCTGACAATGGATCTGCATGCCGGTCAGATACAGGGATTTTTTGATATTCCAACCGATAATTTGTTTTCAGCTCCCATTATCGTACCAGATATAGAGAAAACATATGGCCGCGGGAGTGAAATTACGATCGTTTCTCCTGATGTGGGCGGTGTTGTCAGGGCCCGGGCTTACGCTAAAAGGCTTGACGCAGACCTCGCAATCGTGGATAAGCGCCGTGAAAAAGCTGGCGTCTCGGAAGTCATGAACATTATTGGTGACGTCAGAGGCCAGCGGTGCATTCTGGTAGATGACATTGTCGATAGTGCCGGTACTTTGTGTAACGCTGCAGAAGCGTTAATGAAACAAGGAGCCAAGAGCGTTACCGGCTATGTGACGCATGGTGTGTTGTCCGGGGGTGCAATTTCCCGGATTAACGATTCCGCACTGGAAGAAATGGTCACGACTGATAGCATTATGGCAACGGAGGCCTTTAAGCATTCCGACAAAATGCGCCAAATATCCATTGCCCCGCTGATCGGCGAGGCAATGTACAGAATTTCTAAGGAGACTTCGGTTTCCAGTCTGTTCGACTAA